The following coding sequences lie in one Sporocytophaga myxococcoides DSM 11118 genomic window:
- a CDS encoding DEAD/DEAH box helicase, with amino-acid sequence MSDISLSIETSIKKLNIELNEMQSAAIKAGKNHNNILLLSPTGSGKTLAFLLPLLDNLKNNIKGTQAMIIVPARELALQIEQVFKSLGSGLKVVCCYGGHPIKVERNSLIESPSLIIGTPGRLADHFRRKSISAEVLTTLVLDEFDKSLEFGFEEDMKFIASEITSLKKIWLTSATESKDDLNIFRYKVDFHKINFLSNKVSSKLQLKYLRSEGTDKLLTLFQLLCSIGNESTLIFCNHRDTVERIGDLLHEEGIDHSIFHGGLKQEEREKALVTLRNGSCKILLTTDLASRGLDIPEIRNVIHYQLATTEEVFVHRNGRTARMFADGNVFLLLSETDYFPDYLTEEPSRYELPSQLSLPEKSDWTTLYIGAGKKDKISKGDIVGLLIQKGELTKTEIGIIEVYDFASFAAVKRDKAKTTVKLLRNEKLKRKSAKIELSR; translated from the coding sequence ATGTCAGATATATCCTTGTCCATAGAAACATCCATTAAGAAATTAAATATAGAACTTAATGAAATGCAGTCCGCAGCAATCAAAGCGGGAAAAAATCATAATAATATTCTTTTGCTTTCTCCTACAGGCTCTGGTAAAACACTGGCTTTTTTATTACCTCTTTTAGATAATTTAAAGAATAATATTAAGGGGACACAAGCAATGATTATAGTACCGGCACGAGAACTGGCTTTGCAAATTGAGCAAGTCTTCAAGTCTCTGGGGTCGGGATTAAAAGTAGTTTGTTGTTATGGAGGGCATCCGATTAAAGTTGAAAGAAACAGTTTAATAGAATCACCATCTTTGATAATAGGGACTCCTGGAAGACTTGCAGATCATTTCAGAAGAAAAAGTATTTCAGCGGAAGTACTTACAACGCTCGTATTGGACGAGTTTGATAAATCTCTGGAGTTCGGATTTGAAGAAGATATGAAATTTATAGCTTCTGAAATTACCTCTTTGAAAAAGATCTGGCTTACCTCTGCCACAGAATCCAAGGATGATCTGAATATTTTTAGATATAAAGTGGATTTTCATAAAATTAATTTTTTAAGTAATAAAGTCTCCAGTAAACTACAATTAAAATACCTTCGGTCAGAAGGTACGGATAAGCTTCTTACATTATTTCAGTTGTTGTGTTCTATCGGAAATGAATCAACATTGATTTTCTGTAATCATAGAGATACTGTTGAGCGTATAGGCGATTTGCTGCATGAAGAAGGAATTGATCATTCTATCTTTCATGGTGGCTTAAAACAAGAGGAAAGAGAAAAAGCACTTGTAACACTACGAAATGGATCTTGTAAAATTCTACTAACCACCGATCTTGCATCAAGAGGGCTGGACATTCCGGAAATACGCAATGTAATACACTATCAGTTGGCAACTACTGAAGAGGTTTTTGTTCATAGAAATGGTCGTACAGCCCGGATGTTTGCGGATGGTAATGTTTTTTTATTGCTTTCTGAAACTGATTATTTTCCAGATTATCTCACTGAAGAACCAAGTCGTTATGAATTACCTTCTCAATTATCTCTGCCTGAAAAATCAGATTGGACAACACTGTATATCGGAGCTGGTAAAAAGGATAAGATCAGTAAAGGAGATATTGTAGGGCTATTAATTCAAAAAGGAGAACTTACCAAAACAGAAATAGGAATTATAGAAGTTTATGATTTTGCTTCCTTTGCAGCTGTTAAAAGAGACAAAGCAAAAACTACAGTAAAACTGCTGAGAAATGAAAAGCTCAAAAGGAAATCGGCAAAGATTGAGCTGAGTCGTTAA
- a CDS encoding DUF4412 domain-containing protein has protein sequence MKKELLLILFIFLAGTTFSQNFEGTIKWAMKIDLKNAQHQDAGKGNGSAPQMDAEIKKLEAQMNEPEFKKQMEANPQLKSLMEENLTRLRSMQAVSGGTAGSFMPTGVMIKIKDGNNLIKMEGGMSEMMGEILYLKDKDQSYSIRRKNKTYSVLPKAPESKEKAPVVKVTKTSETAKIIGYTCTKYIIQVTDHGKTINQAAWTTKEIKDFDPNALSKMNSSGSKEAKFYLDGVEGVPLKIESDNAEMKMVMEVTELKKIPLDGALFIIPSEYKLVKGMGF, from the coding sequence ATGAAAAAAGAACTTCTTTTAATCCTTTTTATTTTTCTTGCCGGAACCACCTTTTCTCAAAATTTTGAAGGTACCATAAAATGGGCAATGAAGATCGATCTTAAAAATGCTCAACATCAGGATGCTGGTAAGGGAAATGGTTCGGCTCCGCAAATGGATGCGGAAATAAAAAAGCTTGAAGCTCAGATGAATGAACCTGAATTTAAGAAGCAAATGGAAGCTAATCCTCAACTTAAATCTTTAATGGAAGAAAACTTAACCAGGCTTAGATCTATGCAGGCTGTTTCTGGTGGCACCGCTGGGAGTTTTATGCCTACTGGTGTTATGATCAAAATTAAAGACGGAAACAATCTTATTAAAATGGAAGGGGGAATGTCGGAAATGATGGGAGAAATCTTATATCTTAAAGATAAAGATCAAAGTTATTCAATAAGGAGAAAAAATAAAACCTATTCTGTTTTACCTAAGGCACCTGAATCAAAAGAGAAAGCGCCGGTAGTGAAAGTAACGAAAACCAGTGAAACTGCAAAAATTATCGGATACACTTGTACTAAATATATAATTCAGGTTACTGATCATGGAAAAACGATCAATCAGGCAGCCTGGACTACCAAAGAAATCAAAGATTTTGATCCAAATGCTTTATCGAAAATGAATTCATCCGGAAGTAAAGAAGCAAAGTTCTACCTGGATGGAGTTGAGGGGGTACCATTAAAAATTGAGAGCGATAACGCTGAAATGAAAATGGTTATGGAAGTTACCGAGTTAAAGAAAATACCACTTGATGGGGCTTTATTTATAATTCCTTCTGAGTACAAACTAGTTAAAGGGATGGGTTTTTAA
- a CDS encoding 7TM diverse intracellular signaling domain-containing protein — MRYLLFFVILISSPAFSDNSYLLLDKTNTIFDPSIRDHIEFYKDETNKLSAQEIQFKNFESLQKYLNTPYEPDATYWFKLKISNNSRHTLWYLEILDPFIERINFSEKKDTLFNYKSTGSAERFDTRPLAHKNFLFPINLQRNESTTVYFSYKTPTKNGLRITIRKAETLFEYATNEYYFLGIFYGILLIMGLYNLFIYFSTKESIYIFYVLYVLTYCINSYRIDGMGFKYVWGNFPEINIFIVSTSRLLLILGFYFYSDKFLSIKQISLKLNRYLIISLILYTLLFTINNLLINSHILDYFYLVPFSLIYVAGVLAYKKGNAGAKYFLIALNFFLLCYTIYLLRGEHLIPTSIFTIYSLNFGFLVEVVIFSYGMAQRLRIEQERKERLQEEHIKQLQENDRLKNDYNKTLEAKIEQRTEELRLKNIELSDTLQVLKEKNLQIENFNKHLEIDNKALSNNIQEINKARFQLKDLTLEEFQKIYPDEEACFKYLADLKWSKGYCCKKCNGVSSYTGKTPHSKRCSKCNYDESATAFTIFHNSKMAVTSSFYLIYLILANKNISSHELSNQLGIRQKTCWAYKKRILERLEAKGASKITSKDWGKLFTIDTHKI; from the coding sequence ATGAGGTATTTACTTTTTTTTGTAATCCTAATATCCTCTCCTGCATTTTCCGATAACTCTTATCTATTATTGGACAAAACCAATACTATTTTTGATCCTTCCATTAGAGATCATATAGAATTTTACAAAGACGAAACTAATAAATTATCCGCTCAAGAAATTCAGTTTAAAAATTTTGAATCTCTCCAAAAGTATCTCAATACTCCTTATGAACCTGATGCAACATATTGGTTCAAGCTTAAAATTTCAAATAATTCCAGACACACACTTTGGTATTTGGAAATCCTGGATCCTTTTATTGAAAGAATTAATTTTAGCGAGAAAAAGGATACACTTTTCAACTATAAATCTACAGGTTCTGCTGAGCGCTTTGACACAAGGCCATTGGCCCATAAAAACTTTTTATTTCCTATAAATTTGCAGAGAAACGAATCCACAACTGTATATTTTTCTTACAAAACACCAACTAAAAATGGCTTAAGAATTACCATCAGAAAAGCCGAAACCCTATTCGAATATGCCACCAATGAATACTACTTTCTGGGCATTTTCTATGGCATACTTTTGATTATGGGTCTGTATAATCTCTTTATTTATTTCTCAACCAAAGAATCAATTTATATTTTCTATGTGTTATATGTTTTAACCTACTGCATCAATTCCTATAGGATTGACGGCATGGGTTTTAAATATGTTTGGGGGAATTTTCCTGAGATAAACATTTTTATCGTTTCAACTTCCAGGCTACTATTAATTCTAGGCTTTTATTTCTATTCAGATAAATTTCTATCCATAAAACAGATTTCTCTAAAACTAAATAGGTATTTAATCATTAGTCTGATATTATATACATTGTTGTTTACAATCAACAACTTATTAATCAATTCTCACATACTTGACTATTTTTACCTTGTACCGTTTTCACTTATTTATGTCGCTGGAGTTTTAGCATATAAAAAAGGAAATGCAGGAGCTAAATATTTCCTGATAGCATTAAACTTCTTTTTACTTTGCTATACTATTTATTTATTAAGAGGAGAACATCTGATCCCGACTTCTATATTCACTATTTATTCTCTTAATTTCGGGTTTCTGGTAGAAGTAGTAATTTTTTCATACGGAATGGCTCAAAGACTCCGCATTGAGCAGGAGAGAAAAGAAAGATTGCAAGAAGAGCATATCAAACAACTTCAGGAAAATGACAGACTAAAAAATGATTATAATAAAACTCTTGAAGCTAAAATAGAACAAAGGACAGAAGAATTAAGGCTTAAAAACATTGAATTATCTGACACTCTTCAAGTGCTCAAAGAAAAAAACCTTCAAATAGAAAACTTCAATAAACACCTGGAGATCGATAACAAAGCTTTAAGTAATAATATCCAGGAAATAAATAAAGCAAGGTTTCAACTGAAGGACTTAACACTTGAGGAATTTCAGAAAATATATCCGGATGAAGAAGCTTGCTTTAAATATCTGGCTGACCTGAAATGGTCAAAAGGTTATTGTTGTAAAAAATGTAACGGAGTCAGCTCGTATACAGGAAAAACGCCTCATTCAAAAAGATGCTCAAAATGCAACTATGACGAGTCTGCAACTGCCTTTACTATTTTTCATAATTCTAAAATGGCTGTTACAAGTTCGTTCTACCTGATATATCTGATTCTTGCCAATAAAAATATTTCATCTCATGAATTAAGCAATCAACTTGGAATACGACAAAAAACCTGTTGGGCGTATAAAAAAAGAATATTGGAAAGGTTGGAAGCAAAAGGAGCATCAAAGATTACTTCGAAAGATTGGGGTAAACTATTTACCATAGACACTCACAAAATTTAA
- a CDS encoding phosphoenolpyruvate carboxylase, which produces MNSSANGTLQVFKNLVGTKYEMYNSLFSSLPFHKVEKTGVLLSLFLLLCEEGFAKGKSPSTIIESFLKQYTSYRTEDEQTDLLFRFVQYAERQVVLFDALEDAAFPCVHDMSGPGTLKNLHAQVVHTQSQAELKDKLKDFSVRLVLTAHPTQFYPSEVLGIIHDLAKALVSDDTALVNMYLQQLGKTSFFKKEKPTPYDEAVNLIWFLENVFYHSAGKILSFIKGEFPTLVAEDNSLIRMGFWPGGDRDGNPFVKSETSLKVAETLREGIIKCYYMDVRRLKRRLTFKGVENVLADLEKKLYNNLFIPGHKADLNKEGILEAMYKIKDTLVKEHNGLFVNLVENFLSKVHVFGMFFASLDIRQDSSVHGQLLDAIAEQTDLLPEGYKKMSEDDKISALMQVKGTVDSSIIDNDLLRDTLETMASIKTIQKINGEEGCHRYIISHSTSALNVMEVYALLTLSGWKAKSMTIDIVPLFETIEDLRNAAVVMKDLYENKTYRKHLEQRNKMQTIMLGFSDGTKDGGYMMANWSIYKAKEELTMMAKEYGIQVAFFDGRGGPPARGGGKTHQFYASMGKNIANKEIQLTVQGQTISSNFGTTDSALFNMEQLLHAGISNALFSTMDQTFTEQEDGLMQLLSDESFKAYSALKNDPNFLEYLNFASPLRYYAETNIGSRPSKRKAGKLNLNDLRAVPYVGAWSQLKQNLPGYYGVGTAFEKMEKAGRWKEVKNLYDNSLFFKTLLNNCEMAMKKCFFPLTAYLSKHPKYGSLWNMIHDEFERTSKYLLKLSGTKELMGDKPMDLLSIQMRQRIELPLITIQQHALTKIREMEEKGVDGPLKKTYENMVMRCSFGIINAERNSA; this is translated from the coding sequence ATGAATTCTTCTGCAAACGGCACTTTACAAGTTTTTAAAAATCTGGTTGGTACCAAGTATGAAATGTACAACAGCCTTTTCAGCTCTCTGCCTTTTCATAAGGTAGAAAAGACAGGAGTACTGTTGTCTCTTTTCCTGCTGCTATGCGAAGAGGGGTTTGCGAAAGGAAAAAGCCCTTCAACAATTATTGAATCTTTCCTGAAGCAATACACTTCATATCGGACTGAAGACGAACAAACGGATTTACTTTTCAGATTTGTACAGTATGCAGAGCGGCAGGTTGTACTATTTGACGCCCTTGAAGATGCAGCATTTCCTTGTGTACACGATATGAGCGGGCCCGGTACGTTAAAGAATTTACACGCTCAGGTTGTCCATACTCAAAGTCAAGCTGAATTAAAAGACAAACTGAAAGATTTTTCAGTACGTTTGGTACTCACTGCTCATCCTACCCAGTTCTATCCTAGTGAAGTACTTGGAATTATTCATGATCTTGCAAAGGCTCTTGTATCTGATGACACAGCTCTTGTAAATATGTATTTACAGCAGCTTGGTAAAACTTCATTCTTCAAAAAAGAAAAGCCAACCCCGTATGATGAAGCTGTAAACCTTATTTGGTTTTTGGAAAATGTATTTTACCATTCGGCAGGAAAAATCCTTTCATTTATAAAAGGAGAGTTCCCAACCTTAGTTGCGGAAGACAATTCTTTGATAAGAATGGGCTTCTGGCCAGGAGGTGATAGAGATGGAAATCCGTTTGTTAAATCGGAAACGTCTCTGAAAGTGGCAGAAACCCTGCGAGAAGGCATAATAAAATGTTATTATATGGATGTTCGTCGTCTTAAAAGAAGGCTTACATTCAAAGGTGTTGAAAATGTGCTGGCTGATCTTGAAAAAAAGCTTTATAACAATCTTTTTATACCAGGACATAAAGCAGACCTCAATAAAGAGGGAATACTGGAAGCGATGTACAAAATAAAAGATACGTTAGTCAAAGAACATAACGGTCTTTTTGTAAATCTGGTAGAGAACTTCCTGAGTAAAGTTCATGTATTTGGTATGTTCTTCGCTTCGCTTGATATTCGTCAGGATAGCTCTGTTCACGGACAGTTGCTTGATGCAATTGCAGAACAAACAGATCTTTTGCCTGAGGGGTATAAAAAAATGTCAGAAGATGACAAAATCAGTGCTCTGATGCAGGTTAAAGGTACTGTCGATTCATCAATTATCGATAATGACTTGTTGAGAGATACACTGGAAACAATGGCCTCAATCAAGACAATTCAGAAAATCAATGGTGAAGAAGGATGTCATAGATATATAATCAGCCATAGTACAAGTGCGCTCAATGTCATGGAGGTATATGCCCTACTGACACTTTCAGGGTGGAAGGCAAAGTCAATGACAATAGATATTGTTCCGTTGTTTGAAACAATTGAAGACCTCAGAAACGCTGCAGTTGTGATGAAGGATCTTTATGAAAATAAGACCTATCGTAAACATCTTGAGCAAAGAAATAAAATGCAAACCATCATGCTGGGCTTTTCCGATGGCACAAAAGACGGAGGTTATATGATGGCTAACTGGAGTATTTATAAAGCCAAAGAGGAGTTAACAATGATGGCTAAAGAATATGGTATCCAGGTTGCATTCTTTGACGGAAGGGGAGGACCTCCTGCAAGAGGTGGAGGGAAAACGCATCAGTTTTATGCCTCAATGGGGAAAAATATTGCAAATAAAGAAATACAGCTTACTGTTCAGGGACAAACAATCAGTTCAAATTTCGGAACTACAGATTCAGCTTTATTTAACATGGAGCAGTTATTGCATGCAGGAATCAGCAATGCATTATTTTCAACCATGGATCAAACATTTACTGAGCAAGAGGATGGGTTGATGCAGCTTTTGTCAGATGAGAGTTTTAAGGCATATAGTGCACTTAAAAATGACCCTAACTTCCTTGAATATTTGAATTTTGCAAGTCCACTACGTTATTATGCAGAAACGAATATCGGAAGCAGACCTTCAAAAAGAAAAGCAGGAAAATTAAATCTGAATGATCTAAGAGCTGTACCATATGTTGGAGCATGGAGCCAGTTGAAACAGAATTTACCAGGATATTATGGTGTGGGAACTGCTTTTGAAAAAATGGAAAAAGCAGGGAGATGGAAAGAAGTAAAAAATCTATACGATAATTCTCTATTCTTCAAAACGCTGTTAAATAATTGCGAAATGGCAATGAAAAAATGCTTTTTCCCTTTAACTGCATATCTTTCCAAGCATCCAAAATATGGCAGTCTCTGGAATATGATCCATGATGAGTTTGAGCGGACATCAAAATATCTATTGAAACTGTCTGGCACTAAAGAACTGATGGGGGATAAACCAATGGACTTATTGTCCATACAGATGAGACAGAGGATAGAATTACCATTGATCACTATTCAGCAACACGCTTTAACTAAGATTCGTGAAATGGAAGAGAAAGGTGTTGATGGGCCATTGAAAAAAACTTATGAAAATATGGTGATGCGTTGTTCTTTCGGAATTATTAACGCTGAAAGAAATTCGGCCTAA
- the nhaA gene encoding Na+/H+ antiporter NhaA: MKKSSITKAIKDFVETEQSGGIVLICCAIIALIFSNTSLSHSWFNFWEFEFGFTQLGLYKSLLHWVNDGLMAIFFLLVGLEIKREIVEGELSSVKKSMLPIFAACGGMIAPALIYSLINMHAETIKGWAIPMATDIAFALGVLSLLGNRIPFSIKIMLTALAIVDDLGSIVVIGLFYSEDISATFLLMAAGIFGILLLMNKFGVKSVLMYLITGLFLWYFTLKSGIHASISGVLLAFSIPLGKGETDSAAEKLIHFIHKPVSFFIMPVFALANTGFIIHAKLEEVATSLVSLGVLAGLYLGKPLGIFIASWVAIKMKWADLPANAGWYHLLGAGFLGGIGFTMSIFISLLAFTDIDIQGFSKIAILVASLLSGLTGFLILSRSFKKAD, encoded by the coding sequence ATGAAGAAATCAAGTATAACTAAGGCGATTAAGGATTTTGTAGAAACTGAGCAAAGTGGAGGGATTGTCCTCATATGCTGCGCTATAATTGCATTAATTTTTTCCAATACATCATTAAGTCATTCCTGGTTTAATTTCTGGGAATTTGAATTTGGATTTACCCAATTAGGCTTGTATAAAAGTCTGCTTCACTGGGTAAACGACGGATTAATGGCTATTTTTTTTCTCCTTGTAGGGCTGGAAATTAAAAGGGAAATCGTTGAAGGTGAATTGTCTTCCGTTAAAAAATCCATGCTGCCTATTTTTGCAGCTTGTGGTGGAATGATTGCGCCAGCTTTAATATACTCCCTTATTAATATGCATGCTGAGACCATCAAAGGATGGGCAATCCCTATGGCAACAGATATTGCTTTTGCTCTCGGAGTATTGAGTTTACTTGGCAATAGAATTCCCTTCTCTATCAAGATAATGCTGACAGCTCTCGCCATTGTGGATGACCTGGGCTCAATTGTGGTAATTGGTCTTTTTTATTCGGAAGATATATCTGCTACTTTTTTATTGATGGCGGCAGGAATTTTCGGAATACTTCTCTTAATGAATAAATTCGGAGTAAAGTCCGTTCTAATGTATTTAATTACAGGGCTTTTTTTGTGGTATTTCACTTTAAAATCGGGAATACATGCTTCCATATCAGGAGTATTGCTGGCGTTTTCAATTCCTCTTGGAAAAGGTGAAACAGATTCTGCAGCCGAAAAACTGATACATTTCATTCACAAGCCAGTTAGTTTCTTTATCATGCCGGTTTTTGCTCTTGCTAATACCGGATTTATAATTCATGCTAAATTAGAAGAAGTGGCAACTTCATTGGTCAGTCTTGGAGTACTGGCCGGACTTTATTTGGGAAAACCTCTTGGAATTTTTATTGCTTCATGGGTGGCTATAAAAATGAAATGGGCTGATCTTCCTGCAAATGCCGGATGGTATCATTTACTAGGTGCTGGTTTCCTCGGAGGAATAGGGTTTACAATGTCAATTTTTATTTCTCTTCTAGCATTCACTGATATTGATATTCAGGGATTTTCAAAGATTGCTATCCTCGTAGCTTCTCTTTTATCAGGTTTAACAGGGTTTTTAATATTGTCCCGGTCTTTCAAGAAAGCAGATTAG